The Methylobacterium currus genome contains a region encoding:
- a CDS encoding extensin family protein, producing the protein MAGTNMGRILAALLGAAVVAGPAAGQTSAVPPPLSRVPADQVPLPPPRPDEAKGPAATDPAVKEPSGKEANPKETGKDAAKDAAKESPAAPAAEPAPLPPERPADLPSGPAPTPATVVPDDTACLRRLERLGVKAEPVAPLADGLCGAAKPLRVTALPDGVALAPAATLTCVAAEALSRWSTEVQVIAERTLGKAAQTFKIGGSYECRGQNHDPSAKLSEHAYANGVDVMGFTFEGRAPVAVGATREGTPEAAFEAAIRARACGFFRTVLGPGSDAAHANHLHLDERERQAGHRLCQ; encoded by the coding sequence ATGGCGGGGACGAATATGGGGCGGATCCTCGCCGCGCTGCTGGGCGCGGCCGTCGTTGCAGGCCCGGCGGCGGGCCAGACATCGGCGGTCCCGCCGCCCTTGAGCCGGGTTCCCGCCGATCAGGTGCCTCTGCCGCCGCCCCGGCCCGACGAGGCGAAGGGCCCGGCCGCCACCGATCCAGCCGTCAAGGAGCCGTCCGGCAAGGAGGCGAACCCCAAAGAGACCGGCAAGGACGCCGCCAAGGACGCCGCCAAGGAGAGTCCGGCTGCGCCCGCCGCCGAGCCGGCGCCGCTGCCGCCGGAGCGGCCCGCCGACCTGCCCTCCGGCCCGGCACCCACCCCCGCCACGGTCGTGCCGGACGACACCGCCTGCCTGCGCCGGCTCGAACGCCTCGGCGTCAAGGCCGAGCCGGTGGCGCCCCTCGCCGACGGCCTGTGCGGGGCGGCCAAGCCCCTGCGGGTGACCGCTCTGCCCGACGGCGTCGCGCTCGCGCCCGCCGCCACCCTCACCTGCGTCGCCGCCGAGGCCTTGAGCCGCTGGAGCACCGAGGTGCAGGTGATCGCCGAGCGGACCCTCGGCAAGGCTGCTCAGACGTTCAAGATCGGCGGCTCCTACGAGTGCCGCGGCCAGAACCACGATCCGAGCGCCAAGCTCAGCGAGCACGCCTACGCAAACGGGGTCGACGTGATGGGCTTCACCTTCGAGGGCAGGGCGCCGGTCGCCGTGGGCGCGACGCGGGAGGGCACGCCCGAGGCGGCGTTCGAGGCCGCGATCAGGGCCCGTGCCTGCGGCTTCTTCCGCACCGTGCTCGGGCCCGGCTCGGACGCCGCCCACGCCAACCACCTCCATCTCGACGAGCGCGAGCGCCAGGCCGGCCACCGCCTGTGCCAGTGA
- a CDS encoding L,D-transpeptidase family protein, whose product MWKTARLGAALLVVGLSGAAGAAEAPLTPEAINQAQFGAGAASQEKGARESGKKETKPAKATEKATEKADEKPDGKRADPLTVRVQVLLDRAGFSPGAIDGRDGDNLRGALTGFAKAKGLTSSGQLDAPVWQALSGTSQDPAVTQYTLTEQDVAGPFVEEIPPKMEEQADLKALSYTSPAEMLAERFHMSKGLLEALNPDAALTKAGTVITVAAVPPLETGRIPGKELPQAPKVTRIEVDKDALQVRAYGEDGALIHLYPASIGSEEKPAPSGVLKVESVAFDPTYTYNPKYEFKGVEAKHKFTIKPGPNSPVGVVWIDLSGDDGYGIHGTPEPEKVGKTESHGCVRLTNWDARDLAKHVAKGATVDFGK is encoded by the coding sequence ATGTGGAAGACGGCGAGGCTCGGGGCGGCTCTGCTGGTGGTGGGGTTGTCGGGCGCGGCCGGTGCCGCGGAGGCTCCCCTGACGCCGGAGGCGATCAATCAGGCGCAGTTCGGCGCCGGGGCGGCGAGCCAGGAGAAGGGCGCCAGGGAATCCGGCAAGAAGGAGACGAAGCCCGCCAAGGCCACGGAGAAGGCCACGGAGAAGGCCGATGAGAAGCCTGATGGGAAGCGCGCCGACCCGCTGACCGTGCGGGTGCAGGTGCTTCTCGACCGGGCCGGCTTCTCGCCCGGCGCCATCGACGGGCGGGACGGCGACAACTTGCGCGGGGCGCTCACGGGCTTCGCCAAGGCCAAGGGCCTGACCTCCTCCGGCCAGCTCGACGCGCCCGTGTGGCAGGCCCTGTCCGGCACCAGCCAGGACCCGGCCGTGACGCAGTACACGCTGACCGAGCAGGACGTCGCCGGCCCGTTCGTCGAGGAGATCCCGCCGAAGATGGAGGAGCAGGCCGACCTGAAAGCGCTGTCCTACACGTCGCCGGCCGAGATGCTGGCCGAGCGCTTCCACATGAGCAAGGGATTGCTGGAGGCCCTCAACCCTGACGCAGCCCTGACCAAGGCCGGCACGGTGATCACGGTCGCGGCGGTGCCGCCGCTGGAGACCGGCCGCATCCCCGGCAAGGAGCTGCCGCAGGCCCCGAAGGTCACCCGCATCGAGGTCGACAAGGATGCGCTCCAGGTCCGGGCCTATGGCGAGGACGGAGCGCTGATCCACCTCTACCCGGCCTCGATCGGCAGCGAGGAGAAGCCGGCGCCGAGCGGTGTCCTGAAGGTCGAGAGCGTCGCCTTCGACCCGACCTACACCTATAACCCGAAATACGAGTTCAAGGGCGTCGAGGCGAAGCACAAGTTCACCATCAAGCCCGGCCCGAACAGCCCGGTCGGCGTGGTCTGGATCGACCTCTCGGGCGATGACGGCTACGGCATCCATGGCACGCCCGAGCCGGAGAAGGTCGGCAAGACCGAGTCGCATGGCTGCGTCCGGCTCACCAACTGGGACGCGCGCGACCTGGCGAAGCACGTCGCGAAGGGCGCGACGGTGGATTTCGGGAAGTGA
- the gyrA gene encoding DNA gyrase subunit A, protein MAENDPTGAPPPATDIKPVSITDEMRQSYLAYAMSVIVSRALPDARDGLKPVHRRILYSMYENGYLPDRKYVKSARIVGDVMGQYHPHGDQSIYDALVRMAQDFAMRLMLVDGQGNFGSIDGDPPAAMRYTESRLAKPAMALLEDIDKDTVDFNPNYDESKDEPAVLPARFPNLLVNGAGGIAVGMATNIPPHNLGEVIDGCIALIDDPAITIEGLNDIIPGPDFPTGGSILGRSGTRSAYMTGRGSVIMRAKSHIEELRKEREALIFTEIPYQVNKASLVEKIADLVREKRVEGIADLRDESDRDGMRIVVELKRDAVADVVLNQLYRYTPLQTSFGCNMVALNGGRPELLNLKDLIQAFIDFREEVVSRRTKFLLNKARERAHVLCGLAIAVANIDEVIRLIRTSPDPNTAREALMARDWPAEDIAPLIALVDDPRHRVSENGTYRLSETQARAILDLRLQRLTALGRDEIGDELKRLADEIADYLDILRSRARIMGIVKHELAEVRAEYATPRRTEILDWDSSVEDEDLIQREDMVVTVSHAGYIKRVPLSTYRAQRRGGKGRAGMSMRDEDFVTRLFVANTHTPVLFFSSQGQAYKEKVWRLPLAAPNARGKALVNILPLDQGKERITTIMPLPEDEASWETLDVMFATASGSVRRNKLSDFVQVNRNGKIAMKLDEGDHIVHVEICTEADDVLLTTGAGQCIRFPVTDVRVFKGRDSTGVRGINLGKDDQVISMTILRHFEASPEERQAYLKRANADRRATGEAIELPAAPEPEAEEAAASIDLEQDRYIAMGAAEQFVLTLSERGYGKRTSSFEYRTSNRGGKGIKAMEVNARNGTLVASFPVETSDQIMLVTDAGKLIRVPVDDIRVVGRASQGVTVFNTDKTEKVVSVEHIEGEGEADTEVEGDGGEVEGA, encoded by the coding sequence TTGGCAGAGAACGACCCGACCGGCGCCCCCCCGCCCGCGACCGACATCAAGCCCGTCTCGATCACCGACGAGATGCGCCAGTCCTACCTGGCCTACGCGATGAGCGTCATCGTCAGCCGGGCCCTGCCGGATGCGCGCGACGGCCTGAAACCCGTGCACCGCCGCATCCTGTACTCCATGTACGAGAACGGCTACCTGCCGGACCGCAAGTACGTGAAGTCGGCCCGCATCGTCGGCGACGTGATGGGTCAGTATCACCCGCACGGCGACCAGTCGATCTACGACGCCCTCGTCCGCATGGCGCAAGACTTCGCCATGCGGCTGATGCTGGTGGACGGCCAGGGCAACTTCGGCTCGATCGACGGCGATCCGCCGGCGGCGATGCGCTACACCGAATCGCGACTGGCGAAGCCCGCGATGGCCCTGCTCGAGGACATCGACAAGGACACCGTCGACTTCAACCCGAACTACGACGAGTCGAAGGACGAGCCGGCGGTCCTGCCCGCCCGCTTCCCCAACCTCCTCGTCAACGGCGCCGGCGGCATCGCGGTCGGCATGGCGACCAACATCCCGCCGCACAACCTCGGCGAGGTGATCGACGGCTGCATCGCCCTCATCGACGACCCGGCGATCACCATCGAGGGCCTGAACGACATCATCCCGGGGCCGGACTTCCCCACCGGCGGCTCGATCCTCGGGCGCTCGGGCACCCGCTCGGCCTACATGACCGGCCGCGGCTCGGTGATCATGCGGGCGAAGTCGCATATCGAGGAGCTGCGCAAGGAGCGCGAGGCGCTGATCTTCACCGAGATCCCGTATCAGGTGAACAAGGCGTCGCTGGTCGAGAAGATCGCCGACCTGGTGCGCGAGAAGCGCGTCGAGGGCATCGCCGACCTGCGCGACGAATCCGACCGCGACGGCATGCGCATCGTCGTCGAGCTGAAGCGCGACGCCGTCGCCGACGTGGTCCTGAACCAGCTCTACCGCTACACCCCTTTGCAGACGAGCTTCGGCTGCAACATGGTGGCGCTGAACGGCGGGCGCCCCGAGCTCCTCAACCTCAAGGACCTGATCCAGGCCTTCATCGACTTCCGCGAGGAGGTCGTCTCCCGCCGCACCAAGTTCCTCTTGAACAAGGCGCGCGAGCGGGCCCACGTGTTGTGCGGGCTGGCCATCGCGGTCGCCAACATCGACGAGGTGATCCGGCTGATCCGCACCTCGCCCGATCCGAACACCGCCCGCGAGGCCCTGATGGCCCGCGACTGGCCGGCGGAGGACATCGCGCCGCTGATCGCCCTCGTCGACGACCCGCGCCACCGGGTGAGCGAGAACGGCACCTACCGCCTGTCCGAGACCCAGGCCCGCGCCATCCTCGACCTGCGGCTGCAGCGCCTGACCGCGCTCGGCCGCGACGAGATCGGCGACGAGCTGAAGCGGCTCGCCGACGAGATCGCCGACTACCTCGACATCCTGCGCTCGCGCGCCCGGATCATGGGCATCGTCAAGCACGAGCTGGCGGAGGTGCGGGCCGAGTACGCGACCCCGCGCAGGACCGAGATCCTGGACTGGGATTCGAGCGTCGAGGACGAGGACCTGATCCAGCGCGAGGACATGGTCGTGACCGTGTCCCACGCCGGCTACATCAAGCGGGTGCCGCTCTCGACCTACCGGGCCCAGCGCCGCGGCGGCAAGGGCCGCGCCGGCATGTCGATGCGCGACGAGGATTTCGTCACCCGCCTGTTCGTGGCCAACACCCACACCCCGGTGCTGTTCTTCTCCTCGCAGGGGCAGGCCTACAAGGAGAAGGTGTGGCGGCTGCCGCTCGCGGCGCCGAACGCCCGCGGCAAGGCGCTCGTCAACATCCTGCCCCTCGACCAGGGCAAGGAGCGCATCACCACCATCATGCCGCTGCCCGAGGACGAGGCGTCCTGGGAGACCCTGGACGTGATGTTCGCCACCGCCTCCGGCAGCGTGCGGCGCAACAAGCTGTCCGACTTCGTGCAGGTCAACCGCAACGGCAAGATCGCCATGAAGCTCGACGAGGGCGACCACATCGTCCATGTCGAGATCTGCACGGAAGCCGACGACGTGCTGCTGACGACCGGGGCGGGCCAGTGCATCCGCTTCCCCGTCACCGACGTGCGGGTGTTCAAGGGCCGAGACTCGACAGGCGTGCGCGGCATCAACCTGGGCAAGGACGACCAGGTCATCTCGATGACGATCCTGCGCCACTTCGAGGCCTCGCCCGAGGAGCGCCAGGCCTACCTCAAGCGCGCCAACGCCGACCGGCGCGCCACCGGCGAGGCGATCGAGCTGCCGGCGGCGCCCGAGCCCGAGGCCGAGGAGGCCGCGGCCTCGATCGACCTGGAGCAGGACCGCTACATCGCCATGGGGGCGGCGGAGCAGTTCGTCCTCACCCTGTCGGAGCGCGGCTACGGCAAGCGGACCTCGTCCTTCGAGTACCGGACGTCGAATCGCGGCGGCAAGGGCATCAAGGCGATGGAGGTCAATGCCCGCAACGGCACCCTCGTCGCGTCCTTCCCGGTCGAGACCAGCGACCAGATCATGCTGGTGACGGACGCCGGCAAGCTGATCCGGGTTCCGGTCGACGACATCCGGGTGGTCGGCCGCGCCTCGCAGGGCGTCACGGTGTTCAACACCGACAAGACCGAGAAGGTGGTGTCGGTGGAGCACATCGAGGGCGAGGGCGAGGCGGACACCGAGGTCGAGGGGGATGGGGGGGAGGTCGAGGGAGCCTGA
- the arsC gene encoding arsenate reductase (glutaredoxin) (This arsenate reductase requires both glutathione and glutaredoxin to convert arsenate to arsenite, after which the efflux transporter formed by ArsA and ArsB can extrude the arsenite from the cell, providing resistance.), translated as MDVVIYHNPACGTSRNVLAMIRNAGIEPHVVEYLKTPPARELLRRLLARAGLTVREGLRKKGTPYIELGLDDDALTDDQLLDAVAAHPVLLERPLVVSPRGVRLCRPSERVLDLLPPQQGEFVKEDGERVIDEHGRRVAST; from the coding sequence ATGGACGTCGTGATCTACCACAACCCGGCCTGCGGCACGTCGCGCAACGTGCTGGCGATGATCCGCAATGCCGGCATCGAGCCGCACGTCGTCGAGTACCTGAAGACCCCTCCGGCACGGGAGCTGCTGCGCCGCCTCCTCGCCCGGGCCGGCCTCACCGTGCGCGAGGGCTTGCGGAAGAAGGGGACGCCCTACATCGAGCTCGGCCTCGACGATGACGCCCTCACCGACGACCAGCTCCTCGACGCCGTCGCGGCCCACCCGGTCCTGCTCGAACGCCCGCTGGTGGTGAGCCCCCGCGGCGTGCGCCTGTGCCGCCCCTCCGAGCGGGTGCTGGACCTGCTGCCGCCGCAACAGGGCGAGTTCGTCAAGGAGGACGGCGAGCGCGTCATCGACGAGCACGGACGCCGGGTCGCCTCTACCTGA